CTCTAAAAAGTCGGGCTATATTTGAAAACCCCTCTTTTTCTGCGATTTCTGCAAAGGATAAATATTTCATATGAGCCATACTTTCACCAGCAAATGCTTCATCTAAAACTTTTTTTGTAATGTTTTTCATTTTCAAAAACTCCATTTTTGTATTCAACCACTGCCAAATTTGACACTACTTTTTATTCAATATCTTCAAGAATATTTATAAGGTCATCTTCATGCTCAACTTCATCAGTTAGAATACTTAATACCATACCATAAGTAATTGGGTCTTTATCTTTAACAAAATCAAGAAGTTTTTGATAGACCTTAATTGCACATTGTTCACCCTTAATATTTTGTTTTAAAATAGGGATAATACCAGGGTCTTCTGGTGCCTCATATCCACAATTTGTTAATTTATACCAATCCTCTGGTTTTAAAACAGGAGTTCCACCAATTTGAATAATTCTGCCGACAATCATTTCAGCATGTTTCAACTCATCACCTGCATGCTGAGTAAGTTCGGCAATTACTTCTTCTTTCATCATCCCTTTAACAACCTTTGCTCCAATCCAGTACTGATAATATGCAAGCCATTCATCCGAAAGTGCCTTATTAAGCAATTTTACTAATTCTTCTACATCTACTCCAACTATTTCTTTGCCTTTTCTTTCCATACTTTCCTCCTTTTTTGGTTATTTTTTAAATAGTTCAATTGCTT
The DNA window shown above is from bacterium and carries:
- a CDS encoding ferritin-like domain-containing protein encodes the protein MERKGKEIVGVDVEELVKLLNKALSDEWLAYYQYWIGAKVVKGMMKEEVIAELTQHAGDELKHAEMIVGRIIQIGGTPVLKPEDWYKLTNCGYEAPEDPGIIPILKQNIKGEQCAIKVYQKLLDFVKDKDPITYGMVLSILTDEVEHEDDLINILEDIE